Sequence from the Myxococcales bacterium genome:
AAGACGAGCGCCGCGTCGCGAGGAGCCGAGAAATCTTTGAGCGCCGCGAGCGTGATGTTCTCGGCGCCGGGCACATGGCCCGCCTCAAACTCGGCCGGCGCGCGCAGATCGATGGCGCGCACCTTCTTGGCAAGGAGGAGCGCTTGAAGCTCGAGGGGCGCGACATGATCGGCGCCCCGGTCGACCTCCGACGCGAGCGCCTCGAGGTCGAGCGTCGCGCGCGTACGAGTCGGCGGATCGCGGAGCACGAGCGCGCCGGCGCCCAAGAGCGCCGCCACGATGGCGAGCGTGCGAGGCGCCGACGTGGTCATTCGGCGGGCGCGGGCGCCGCGGCGGTGGGCGAAGGCTTCGCGGCCTTCTCGCCGCGCCGTTCGACCCATTCAGCGAGCCGGAAGCACCCGAGCGCCATCGCCACGACCGCCGCGACGACCACACCATAGGGCAAGCCGAAGGCCTCCGGGAGCGTGAGCACGCCTTTCGGCGTGCTCTGGTAGAACGCGTCGATGAACGAGCTCCCCTCGCCGAAGGCGAAGATGCCGAGGGCCATGCCGCCGAGGTAGAAGAGCGCGTCGCGCCGGCCCGAGGCGATGCCCACGATGGAGGTGCCGGGACAATAGCCGCCGATGATGAAGCCGGCGCCGAGCACGAAGCCGCCGACTGTTTGCGGCAGGAGGTGCGTCGGCTCCACGTAGACCATGCCGAGATCGAGGACGCCGAAGGCAGCCAGGTAGTAGAGGCCGAGCATCGCCGTGACGATGGCTGTGAACATGACCTTGAAGACGGCGAGATCGGTCAAGTAGAACTGCGCGACGAGCTTCTTGGCGCTGCCAAAGCCGGCGCGCTCCAGCGCGAAGCCGAAGCCAAAGCCGATGAGGATTGCCAGCGCGAGCGAGACGCCTTCGCCGAAGAGACCGTACTTGAAGAGCGGCGCCATCAGTTCCACTGCCTCCGCATGAGAGAGGCGAAGGCATAGCCGCCGGCAAACACCGCCATCATGAAGGCCCAGCTGCCGGCGTTGAGCATGGCGCCGCCCGTGAGCGCTTGGCCGCTCGGACAGCCGCGGGCGAGCTTCGCCCCCACGCCGACGAGGGCGCCGCCGAAGGTGGCGAGCAGGAACCGCGTCCGGACCGAGACGTTGGGCCCCTTGTCGACGGTCGCGCGAGCGCGACCCGCGAGGCGCGCCGACACGTAGCCGCCGAGGGCGACACCGAGCACCTCGAGCACGAGCCAGTCTCGATGGAGGCCGGTCCCGAGGTAACGCGAGAAGGCGTCTACGTTCCGAGCATGCTCAGGTGAGACGGCGTTGACGCACGCCGCGACACACGACGCCACGGCGCCCGACGCACCGATGCCGCGTCCCATGAGGACGAAGGCGCCCAAGAGAACGAGCCCGAGCCCAACGCCGGCCACATAGGGATTGGCGAAGGGCTGAGGCGCGCGGTCTGAATGTTCCGCCATGCCCCACGAAGAATACGTGGTTCACGCCGGAGGGCGAGGATTTGGGACTGCGCGTGCGCTGACGCGTGCGACCTAAGCCTAGGTCCGCCGCGCGTGTGGGCGCGAACAAGCAGGCCGTGCGGCCTACTTCTCGACGGCCGTGTCTTCGCGGTTGCCCCACTCCTGGAAGGAGCCGTCGTAGAGCGAGACGTTGGTGTACCCGAGCTCACGAAGGACCAGCATGCTGTGCGAGGCGCGAGTGCCGGTCTGACAATAGAGGACGACCTTCTTGTCGGGCGTCACGCCTTTGCTCGTGAGCAGGGTACGTGCTTGCGCGGCGTTGACGGTCGTCTTGTCCTTGCCGAGGAGCTCCTCGTAGTTGACGTTGACGGCGCCCGGGATGTGACCCGCCTTCTTGTTGTCGCGCGGATCGGTGCCGGTAAACTCGCCGGCGCTTCGCGTGTCGAGAAGCACGGCGTCTTTCGCCGCTACGTGCTTCTTCACGTGGTCGAGCCCCACGATGAGGTTCGCAGGCGCCGATTTGTACGTGGCGGCGGCGAGCTTCTTTGCGTCTGTCGAGAGGGGCTGGCCCGCGGCCTTCCATTGGTCGAGGCCGACGCCGTCCAAGAACATCACGTCTTTGTGCCCGAGGGCCAAGAGCACCACCGCGGGAACCGAGCCGTCGGCCTTGCCGCTGTGGTTGCCATAGACGACCACCTTCGAGTCGTTCGCGATGCCCGCACCACCAAGGAGCGCGTCGTATTTCGCCGTGTCGATGGAACCGTCGGCCTTCGTGAACAGATCGTGGCTCGGCTTGCCGCCCTTCGCCGAGGGCGTTCGCCAAAGCTCGCCGTGCAAGTTGATGGCGCCGGGGATGTGCCCCTTGGCGTAGTCCTCAGGACTGCGCACATCGACAACGACCGTCTTCGCGTCGCCCATCATGGCCTTCACGCGGTCCGCGGTGACAATGACCGTGTACGGGCGCTCGGCAGAAGGCGTCGCCGCCGCGGGCGTTGCCGCCGGGGTCGCGCCGTGAGCCGGAGCCCCAGCCGCGGCCGGCGACGACGGCGTCGCGGGTTCTGCCGGAGCGCCACCGCATGCGCCGACGAGGACGAAGAGGGCTGCCAAACCAAGAGAGGGTGCCTTGCTCATGGGGCGCGAGCCTACCGCGCGCCGCGCGGCCGTGGGTTCGATTCGACAGCGCGGACTTCGGAAGGTGGGGGCGAGTGGTCTTGACGGTTGCCATGCGGACACCGAAGCTCTGGCGGTGCGCTCCACCCTGCGGACGTTGCGCCTGCCGACGTGGTCAGGAGGCATGTTGTCGAGCCTCTCGTTGAGCAACGGGCCCGGCGTCTCGCTGAGCGTGTGGCTCGCGTTGGTCTCGCCGAGCCTGCTCGCCGGATGCGGCGAGCGAAAGCCGCCACAAGTGGCGAGCGCGCCTAGGCCTCCCACGTGGAGTTATGAGATCAGACTGGCGAAGCACGGCATCCTCGAGGCGGAG
This genomic interval carries:
- a CDS encoding rhodanese-like domain-containing protein gives rise to the protein MTTSAPRTLAIVAALLGAGALVLRDPPTRTRATLDLEALASEVDRGADHVAPLELQALLLAKKVRAIDLRAPAEFEAGHVPGAENITLAALKDFSAPRDAALVLYSGGGIHASQAWFLLRARGFSNVKFLLGGYEEWLSATAPPPSAPQAPAPPASGAPSGQGPVPSASSLPPAEAGVPAAGRPAPKRPAPAKKPREGC
- a CDS encoding YeeE/YedE family protein, encoding MAPLFKYGLFGEGVSLALAILIGFGFGFALERAGFGSAKKLVAQFYLTDLAVFKVMFTAIVTAMLGLYYLAAFGVLDLGMVYVEPTHLLPQTVGGFVLGAGFIIGGYCPGTSIVGIASGRRDALFYLGGMALGIFAFGEGSSFIDAFYQSTPKGVLTLPEAFGLPYGVVVAAVVAMALGCFRLAEWVERRGEKAAKPSPTAAAPAPAE
- a CDS encoding YeeE/YedE family protein, producing MAEHSDRAPQPFANPYVAGVGLGLVLLGAFVLMGRGIGASGAVASCVAACVNAVSPEHARNVDAFSRYLGTGLHRDWLVLEVLGVALGGYVSARLAGRARATVDKGPNVSVRTRFLLATFGGALVGVGAKLARGCPSGQALTGGAMLNAGSWAFMMAVFAGGYAFASLMRRQWN
- a CDS encoding sulfurtransferase, yielding MSKAPSLGLAALFVLVGACGGAPAEPATPSSPAAAGAPAHGATPAATPAAATPSAERPYTVIVTADRVKAMMGDAKTVVVDVRSPEDYAKGHIPGAINLHGELWRTPSAKGGKPSHDLFTKADGSIDTAKYDALLGGAGIANDSKVVVYGNHSGKADGSVPAVVLLALGHKDVMFLDGVGLDQWKAAGQPLSTDAKKLAAATYKSAPANLIVGLDHVKKHVAAKDAVLLDTRSAGEFTGTDPRDNKKAGHIPGAVNVNYEELLGKDKTTVNAAQARTLLTSKGVTPDKKVVLYCQTGTRASHSMLVLRELGYTNVSLYDGSFQEWGNREDTAVEK